The following is a genomic window from Pedobacter sp. KBS0701.
TTAACCATCTAAAAGTATAACCCGGTACACCGCCAATTACCTCAACGCCGGTAACCGAACCTCTTTGCAGGGTACAGCCATCTTTTACCGTTGTTCCGGTTTTAGGTACAATGGTAAGCAGCGGAGTTACCTCTATGGTGTAAGGCCCCATAATAACCGGGCTACAGTTATTAATATCGTAGGCGTACATGGTATAAGTGCCACCAGGTAAATTTTTAAGGGAAATGGAAGTGGTTGTTTTTGTGCTTAAAACAATGTTGCCTGCCTGATCTTTCCATTCATACCGATAAGGAAGGGCTGAGCTAAAATCCAGATCAATGGTTCCATTAATTAATCCACAGGTTGTTGGCGATTCGCGGTGCGAAAAGTTATAAACCGGAAGTGGTGTTGCGGTTACTACAAAATCTCGTGGAACCCGTGGGCAGGTTGACTTGCTGTTGCTTGCCCAAAGCCTGTAAGAACCAGCTTTTAGGTTTTCAATTAATAAAGAAGTTCCTGCGGAGTAAGTACCTTTTTTAATGGTAATCCCATCGAGTCCGATCCATTCGTAACCATCAGCATCAGTCAGTGAGATTCCACCTATGGCGCCATTGCTGCTGTTACAGGTTTCATTTTTTCTGATCGAAGCATCGCTGATCTGGATGGTATTATCAGTAATGATAAAATAAGAAGCAGAAGTAGATCCACATTCACCCTGATCGGTTACTACAATGGTATAATTACCACCTTCAACATTTTCGAGGTCGGCGGTGGTCGCAATTACATCACCTAAAGCGCCGGTAAGAAGATCTGGTTTATACCATTTATAAGTAATTGTTCCAGTGAAGTCGGTAAATTTTAAATCCTTTATTGCACCATTTTGGCTGCCACAAGTTGCGTGTTTAGGTGATGTAGTACTGGTGATGATAATTTTTGGTTTTCTTTTAACCGTAATCGGATCTGAATCCAGCGAGCAGTTTGCTTCATCCGATACTTTAACGAGGTAAGTGCCTTCTGGCAAACTAGCGGGGTTGCTTCTGCTTACCACAGCATTTGTTGCGGTATTTATCCATTCATATTTTAACACACCTTTTCCCCTTAAAACTTCTGCATTAAATGTAAAAGAGGTTTGTCCGCATATTGGAAATACTGGCTGAATATTGGGTTTGGTTAATTTTTGATCTTTAATGATAAACACCGAAGGAAACGCTTTACAGCCATCGTCAACAGTTACTTCATAAGTTCCAACCTCTAAATTAGTGATACTTTGTGTATTTCCTTTAGGTACCCTGCTGCCATCAGTTTCTATCTTTACCCAGGTAAAAGTAAAACCTTCACGTGGCTCCGGGATAGTGATTGATCCATTGGCATTACAGGTTACAGGTTCAACTATGGCTTCATTTGCCAAAAGCTCGGTGGTTGAAAATGGAGAAGTAGTGGCATTTAATAAACTGGCCGTTGCGGTAACCATTCCGGTAAGGGTTCCGTTATATTCCCAACGACCGTCACTACCAGCCTGTACTGTGGCAATATGGGTTTTACCCTCGCAGATACCCTGACAGTTTACAGTATAAAACAGTTCTACTTCAGAATTGGGAGTAGCCCTGCCAGAAACGTAGTCATTCCTTTTCTTAAGGATCTGAATATAAGGCTGAAGAATAGTTAAGGTTTTTCCGATTCCAAACGTCCTGTTACAAAAGAAACTATTCCTTGTAATTTTTACAGGTTTTGAAGATACAGTTTCAACCCCAAAGCTGTTATTGGCAATTATGTTTGCTTCGGCAGGTGTTGCGCCACCGATGGTTCCACCTGCACCCGTTTCTATTTTAATACCGATGCCATTGCCCATTACTACAGTTCCTGCGGCATCTGTTCCGATAGCATTGCCTGTTAAAATAAAGTCTGAATTGGTTACCGAAACGCCTGTAGTTCTGTTCCCTCCGATAATATTGTTGCGCACATAAAGTGCCGTATTTACTGCATTAACTTTTAACCCTGCAATTTCTAAAGCGGAAGAAGAAAGAAATATCGGTAATTCATGGAAGTCTTTTTTACCAGTATAATCTACCCCGATTTTATTATTGATCACGTTGATATCAAACCTTGCGTTAGTGGAGTACGAAGATCGGGTGATATCTAAATTAATCCGGTTTGCAGCAATTACGTTGCCTTCGCCGGTATTATCACCCCCAACATCTAAAGCACTATCGTATAAATTGGCAGAGATACCATAAACATTCGTGTTTGGGGTTATTCCATCATATATCACCCCGATTAAGTTCGATTGGATCTTAATTTTTGTGGCGGTGATTGTGGTAAAATAATAGCTGTTCTGAACAATAATACCATTAATGTTACCTCCAATAACATTTCCTTTATTTGGAGCACCGATAGTAATATTATTTGCACGATAATCGATTACAATTCCCGAGCCCTGAGCCATATTTACATTTTGTAAATTATTGATGGCAGCAAAATTCCTGATATACAAACCATAAACTTCAACCCCTGTTGTTTGGGTTTGAGTGGTTGACGACTGGCCGATGATCAATCCTGAAAATGTAGAATTAGGGTATTCTGGTTCCAATATTACTTTTGCTCCGGAGACACCTAGAGCGGGCCATGCTGCCTGTGAGGTGCCATCAATTACTACATTTGAAGAAACCACAGGCAATGCCGAACGTAATCTAATGGTGCGGTTCGCATTATCGCTTGGATTGCCGGGTAAATTAAAATTGATGGTAAAAGTAGTGATCCTATTAGCTATAGCCGCTTGTGTTAATCCCTCCCTTAATGTTCCAGTGCCGCTATCGGCATTACTGGTAACCACGTAAGTTTGAGCGTAAACATTATTAATGAAAAATAAGCCCATAAATAGGGCCAGCAGTTTTGAGAGACGCATAAAAATGTTTGGTACAGCCAAAATACAAATAAAAGTTTAGTGGCTAGGGTTTTAGTTCACAAACCTACATTATTTTTCTGAAAATGAGTTGCCTTGGTTTTTTACCATCGAGCTCACCGAGGCAGACACAGAAAACATGGCATTGGGAATCTATCGTATTAATCTGGTTTTATAGATCTTTTGTTGTGTTAATATAGAAAGACTCCAATAGAATAGTCGTCATCTCGACTTTTCGCTGGAGGCTGTATTATAAATTGGAATTTAATCGAATTTGTCACGTTGAGCTTAGCCTGTACTAAGCTTGACGAAGTATCTAAATGCCTTGTAAAACATTTAAAACAGGTCATTTGATAAGCTACCCTTTAATTACTTTATTATTTGCGCCCAGCTAGGCCATAGTACAATATCTCCGTTCTACTTAAATCCGGCCTAACAAATTTTTAGGGTTGCACTGCTTAAGCCAACCAACTAGCTTCGAAAGAAAAATTTTAAGCCGGCAGTTTTTGTTTCTTCTTAATGCCAAAAAGAAAGAGCCCTTCGGAGTCGGCGAGCCGAGGCAAGACCGAGCCCTGGGACAAGAGAAGACAATTATACGTCACTCATATTGATTTTAAAAAATTAATTAACCCTCAGGATGGCAATTCTATTATTTATGAGGTAGCCTCTTAATAATTATGCGTTTTTAACGATTTGCAAGAGCGCATCTCATTTTAAAGATCCTTCGCTATGCTCAGGATGACAGACTAAAAATCCTCCGTGTTATCCCTGCCTCCTTGGCAAAAAGCAACGCAATGACTTGTAGAGACACAGGCCGTGGAATGGAATGAAAAAAGGCATCCTGAATTCAGAATGCCTTACCTTAATGTATGTTAATATGATTTATTTCCAGCCACCGCCTAATGCACGGTATAGATTTACTACGGACTGTAATTTTTGTAATCGATCATTAATCCCACTTAATTGAGCTGTTAACAAACTTTGTTCTGAAGTTAACACGTCAGTGTAGTTTGTTGCAGAGCTATAGCGCAATAATTCTTTGGTAAAATCTACTGCTTTGGTTAATGAGGCGATTTGTTTTGCCCTTGTTTCCTCTTTTTCTGCAGCCGTTTGGTAAGCATATAATGCATTTGATACTTCCTGTCCGCCAGTTAACAGTGTTTGTTGAAAGTTGTAAAAAGCAATCTGTTGATTGGCTTCAGCTGTTTTTAGGCGGGCTTTGTTTGCTCCCCTTGCAAAAATTGGCTGCGTTAAACCTCCCACTAAATTGTAGAAGATAGATTTGCTGAAGAAATCCTGTAATTGTAAGCTTGATAATCCACCCGCTGCGGTGATGGTTAAAGCTGGATAAAAATAAGCTTTTGCTACGTTTGTGTTTTCAAAAGCCGATCTGAAACCAAATTCAGCGGCAATCACATCCGGACGGTTTTTTAACAATTGTGCAGAAACACCGGTCTGTAAATTCGCATAAGGGGTCTGCTGATCTAAAGTCGTACGGTTAATTGCATTTGGCGCTTTGGCAACCAAAACACTCAGTGCATTTTCAGCTTCTTTAATGCTTCTTTTTAAATCAGGTAAGGTTACCTGGGCTGCATATAAATTGGCTTCACTCTGTACAACTGCTGCGCCATTAACCACCGCTCCCTGCTTCAACTCACGCATGGTTTCCACATCTTTTGAGCGTACCTTAATGGTTTCCTCTGTAATGGACAATTGTTTGTCGAGCGCTAATAAAGTATAATAATTGTTGGCAATTGTGGCAATTAATTGCGTTTGGACAGCTCTTTTCGCTGCATCACTTTGTAATAAAGTTGCATAAGCGCCACGTTTTGCACTCGTTAATTTCCCCCATATATCGGCTTCCCAACTGGTGCTAAGTTGCGCTTTATAGGTTTGGGTTTCTAAATTAATGTTAATCCCGGGAGGAAAGTTTAAGGAGGCCTGCGATTGTTTATTATCCGTTACATTTACATCCGCCTGTAAGCTTGGCAATAATGCTCCACGACTCTGTATGAGTGTTGCTTCGGCAATTTTAATACGCTCAATGGCCTGTTTCAGGTCCAAATTTTCATTTATCCCTTGTTGGATCAGCGATTGTAACGTGGTATCCGAAAATAATGTTTTCCACTGCAGATCAGCCATCGTAGTGGTATCTGTTGTGCTATTATCCCGGTATAAACCCTCACTAGTTACCTGAGGGCGTTCGTATTTTTTAGTTACGCAGGCACTCAGGGTAACAATGGCTAAACCGGTTAAAATGGAATGCTTATATTTAAAATTCATTTTCTTAATATTAATGTTTGCTGTTCGCAGTAGCCAATTCATATTCCTCTGGCGTTTGTTCATGGTCAATACCTTCGTTAAAAGGCGATTTATTACTGATGCGCTCTTGTAAGGATTGGAATATGATAAACAGAGCCGGAATTACGAAAACCCCGAAAATTGTTCCGATCAACATACCGCCAACAGCACCTGTACCAATTGAGGTATTACCCGCGGCACCCACACCTGATGATAGCATCAGTGGCAATAATCCTAAGATAAAGGCAAATGAAGTCATCAAAATAGGACGTAAACGTGCTGTTGCACCATCAATTGCGGCGTTGGCTATGCTCATTCCTTTTCTTCTTCTATCTACCGCATATTCAACAATCAAAATGGCGTTTTTGGCGAGTAGTCCCACAAGCATGATCAGGGTAATCTGCGTGTAAATGTTATTATCTACCCCGAAAATTTTATCAAAAACGAATACACCTGCTAAACCAACCGGTAAAGAGAATAAAACAGCTAATGGTAAAATATAACTTTCGTATTGTGCGGCGAGCAAGAAATAAACAAAAATTACGCAAAGTAAGAAAATGAAGACCGTTTGACTTCCGCCGGCCATCTCCTCACGTGATAAACCAGAAAATTCATAGCCATATCCTGCCGGAAGATTTTTAGCAGCCTCTTCCTGAACAGCCTTTAAAGCATCACCTGAGCTATAACCTGCATTTGGGTTACCGGTTACCGAAATTGAAGTAAACAAGTTGAAACGTGAAATGGCCTGTGGTCCATACACTTTGGTCAAAGTAATAAACTCTGATACCGGAGCCATTTGCCCTGCAGAATTTCTAACAAAAATACGGGTTAAAGTTTGTTCGTTTGCACGGTACTGCGCATCTGCCTGGAACATTACCCTAAACTGTTTACCAAATTTGTTAAAGTTTGAAGCATAAACACCGCCATAATAACCCTGCATTACACCTAAAACATCACTAACATTCAGGCCGGCCTGTTTAACCTTTGCCACATTTACATCAATCTGGTACTGAGGGAAATTTGGGTTAAAAGAGGTAGAAGCATATTGGATCTCAGGACGTTTACTCAAAGCTGCTAAAAATCCATTTCCAACTTCGTTGAATTTTTTAATATCTCCACCAGTTTTATCCTGCAACTGGAACTCAAAACCGCCACTGGTACCAAAACCCTGGATAGTTGGCGGAGCAAAGAAAATAATCTTGGCACCTTTAATACCTGCTGTTTTTGCAAACAGTTCGCCAATTATGGTTTTTACATCCCGGCCTTTACGTTCATCCCATGGGGTTAATCGCGAAATTACCATACCATACGAACTGCCCGAACCACTAATCATACTACGGCCCACCACCCTTAAAGTGTTTTTAATTTCAGGTATTTTGTGTGCAATACTATCAATCTTTGCAATTACAATATTGGTTTCCTCTTGCGAAGTTCCTGCTGGTAATGAGATATCACTCATAATGGTTCCCAAATCCTCATTTGGTACGAAACCTTTTGGTGTGGTATTCATCGTCCAAACCAATACTACTGCGAAGAAAGCGATAGCCAATCCAACGATCCATTTTTTTCTGGACAGGAAGCCTACTGATTTTTTATATTTTCCGGTTACGGCATCGAAAGAAGTATTAAAAGCATCGTAAAAACGGTTTAAAAAGTTTTTAGATTTTTTGTGCTCTTCTTTATGCGGTTTTAAGAACAAAGCACATAATGCCGGACTTAATGTTAAGGCGTTAATGGCCGATAAGATAATGGAAATGGCCAGTGTTAAACCAAATTGTTTGTAAAATACACCTGAAGATCCGGAGATAAAACTCACCGGGATAAATACGGCAGCCATTACCAAAGTGATTGAAATAATCGCTCCACTAATATCGTCCATCGCATCTATGGTTGCCTTTCTGGCATCGGTATAACCTTCATCCAGCTTGGCGTGCACGGCCTCTACTACCACAATCGCATCATCCACCACAATACCAATGGCAAGCACGAGGGCAAATAAGGTTAGTAAGTTGATGGTAAATCCAAATAAACTCAGGAAAAAGAACGTTCCGATAATTGCCACCGGTACACTAATCGCCGGAATTAAGGTTGATCGGAAATCCTGTAAGAAGATGAACACTACAAGGAACACCAAAATAAATGCTTCGATCAAGGTGTGAAGCACTTTTTCTATCGATGCATCCAAAAAGTCGTTTACGTTAACCAAAGTTGAGTAATGCACCCCTTTTGGAAAAGATTTTTGAGCTTCATCAAGGGTTTTGATGGAATTTTCGATTACCTCTTTTGCATTTGAACCTGCTGTTTGGTTAATGGCGATACCCAAAGCTTGTTTTCCGTTAAATTTAACCGAACTGGCATAACTCTGTGCACCTAATTCTATCCTTGCAATATCTTTTAAACGGAGAATCTGACCGTTATCGGTAGTGCGGATAATAATGTTGCCAAACTGGGCCTCATCTTTTAACCTACCCGTATATTTTAAGGTATATTGAAATGCCTGATCGCCAAGCTCTCCGAACTGACCCGGAGCGGCCTCCACATTCTGATCGGCCAGGGCAACGTTAATATCGTTAGGAACCAGTCCGTAGGTTGCCATCACATCAGGTTTTAGCCAGATACGCATGGTATAATCCAATGTTCCGAATGCACTCGCATCACCCACACCATTGATACGTTTAATCTGAGGGATGATGTTGATGTTTGCATAGTTCTGCAAAAATTTCTGATCGTAAGAAGGATCGTCGCTATATAAACCAAAGATCAATACGTTACTCGCCTGTCTTTTAGCTGTAATTACCCCCGATTTGGTAACCTCTGCAGGTAATAAACTGGTCGCACGTGCAACCCTGTTCTGTACGTTTACGGCTGCAAGATCGGGGTTGGTTCCCAGCTTAAAGTTTACGGTAATGGTCGCGGTACCATCATTACTGGCGGTAGAAGTCATGTAGGTCATGTCTTCCACACCGTTTATTTGCTCTTCCAGCGGAACAACAACGCTATTCATCACCACGTCGGCATTGGCACCCTGGTATGAAGTAGAAACCTGCACCGTGGGCGGGGCAATTTCCGGATATTGTGAAACCGGCAACGTAGCTAAACCTAAAACACCGAGTATAACGATGATGATGGATATAACCGTTGATAAAACCGGTCTTTCTATAAATTTCTTAAACATAATTAATATTGATTACACTGCAATAGTGTGATTGGCAACATGATATTGTTATTTCTTGATATCAGCATAAACTGAATCAGCATTTTTTTCTTCAGGTTTAATTTTCGTTCCGTCTTTTAATGATTGAAAACCTTCCAAAACAACTTTATCTCCAGCTTTAAGCCCTTTCGTTACGACATAGAACTTGCCTTTGGCCAAATCCATAATCTCGATTTCGGTACTAATGGTTTTAGCAGAATCGCCCAGAACATAAACGAATTTTTTTCCCTGTAAATCGATGGTAGATTTTTGGGGAATTAAAATTGCATTGTCAATATGCTGAGGAATCCTTACAGAAGCACTTGCTCCATTTTTTAATAAAGAAGTTGGGTTGGGGAAGGTTGCTCTTAAACTTGCAGAACCTGTGCTGGTGTTAATCTGTCCGTTGATGGATTCTATTTTACCATTTTGTGCATAAATTGTTCCATCGGCCAGTACCAAACTTACCGCCGGGATGTTTTTCATCTGCTGCGCCAAAGTATTTCCTTTATAAGTTTTAGAAAAATCTAAAAGCTGTTTCTCATTTAAAGAGAAGTAAGCATAAACCTTTGAAGTGTTAGAAACTGTTGTTAATGGCTGCGTACTGGTACTGCTTACCAGACTTCCATTTCTGAAAGGAATACTGCCAACCACACCATCAACAGGGCTTTTAACTGAAGTATAACCTAAGTTAACCTGTGCATTTACCAATTCGGCTTTTGCCTGTGCCAATGCTGCTTTTCTGCTTTGGAGTGTTAATTGAGCAGCATCAAGGTCGTACTTGCTGATAATGTCTTTTTCTACCAAAGGCCTGGTTTTATTTACTGTTAACTGGGCTGCATTAACATCGGCTTCGGCACTACTGATCGCCGCTCTTGCTGTACGTACTTGTTGTTCGTATTGTGGCGCATTAATGGTGAAAAGTAACTGACCCTTTTTAACCACGGCACCCTCATCTACAAAAATCTTTTCGATAAAGCCGTCAACCTTTGGGCGGATGTCGATATTTTGGATCCCTTCAATCGTTGCCGGATAATCAGAATCTAAAGTGGTGTTTTGTGTATTTACGGTAAAAACCGGGTAAGCTTGTGGACCAGCTGCTGCTGCAGCTGCGGCTTTTTTAGCAGCATCGTTGTTTCCGCAGGATGCCAGGAGCATACCCATGCTCATGCTAAAAAAGAGAGTTGTTACTTTTCTCATGGACTATTTCTGTGTGTGTATAAATTTGAATTTCCGGAATTAAGAGCGTCGTCAAAATTTAGGATTTCGATTTTCGCAAATAATTGTCCAAAAATAGAGCCTAACAAAAAATAAATCTGTCCAAATTCTGTCATTTAATCAATCGATTGATTTATTTTTGATTTTAAAATGCAGTTTTTTTGGGTTAAAACGTTGTTTTTTAGCTTTTTGAGCGTTGTTTTTAGTCAGAAATGAATGTGTAAATATCTTGAGACAGATGTTAAATGGTGTTAAAATTACTTATTGTGAGGCAGTTTTTAGACAATTAACCGTGTTTGTTTTAACAAACAAAACGCGTTGGTGGTGTATGTTTTACACGAGATATTTGGATCACGACTCAACCTCGCGGGTCTCAAAAACATGCGAGGTTTATAAACAAAACTAGTCTACTTCTCCTTCAAAAACCAATTTGGCCGGGCCACACAAAAATACATTGGTAAATGCTTTCCCGTCGTAGTCGAATTCTATTTTAATATCACCGCCCAAAACCTTAATATCAGTTTTAATATGGCCGGTTTGGTTTTTATGTTTTGCCATAGCCATGGCAACTGCTGTTACCCCTGTGCCACAAGCATAAGTTTCATCTTCAACACCGCGTTCGTAAGTGCGCACAAATAAATGATCACTTTTATCTTCAACAAAGTTTACATTTATACCTTTTTCTGCATAAGTTGCATTATAACGAATACTTTTTCCTTCGGTAAAAACATTAAAATCTTTTAAATCACTTTGCAGAGAAACGTAATGTGGCGAACCAGTATTCAATACATAGGCTTCTCCATCTTTGGTAATGGCATCAACATCAATCATTTGTAAATCAACCCATTCTCCATTTTCTGAAATTCTGGCATAGTGCGGACCATCTACTGCCAAAAAGTTGGTTTCGCGATCAATAATGCCGAGTTGTTTGGCAAAAGCCACGATACACCTGCCACCATTTCCGCACATACTACCTAACTTGCCATCGGCATTAAAATAATGCATCTCAAAATCGTAATCCTCATGCTTTGTAATGAACATTAATCCGTCGGCACCAATGCCAAATCTTCTGTGGCACAATTGCTCAACTAGTTGATTGTCAATATTTTTTAACGGACTTGTGGTGTGATCTATCAAAATGAAATCGTTGCCTGCGCCCTGATATTTATAAAAATTAATTTTCATTAAAGCTTCATTTTTTAATGCAATATTTGAGTTGAAAAAGGTAATAAGTGGATTGTGTTTTTTAATTTAACATTTTTTAACACAAAACTAAGTGCTTTGAGGATACAAATATCGTTTATATGGTATTAAATTTGAATAAACTTACTAAAGAAAATTTGAGCAGATAAAAACTGCTGGAGCATCCTGCTTAAATCAAAATGAAAAATGCTCCCGCAAACAATAACATTTAACAAATGAAGTATGATAGGCTAAACAATTAGCTAGCAAACGGCTTATTATAAATCATGGCTTTAAAAACATAATTAACAGATGAAACCATTAAAAGCTAACCAATTTTAAAAGTAAGTATGCTTATAATAGCTTCATGACCATTAAAAAACAATTTACAAACAGATGAAAAAAATATTAGGAATTACCGTGTTAGCTGCTTTTATAGGTGGGGCAGCAGCAATTGGAGGTTACAAACTATTTGAGCGTAACCAAACTGGCAGTACCATTACTGAAAAACAGAATTTGTATTTCGCCAATAATCCACTGAAAGTATCATCAGCGGGTACTGCAGATTTTACTCAGGCGGCAGCAGCAGTGGCGCCGGGTGTAGTCCATATTAAAACAACCTATGCTGCGCAGAGTGGCGGAGGCAGAAACTCCTCTCCATTTGATATGATGGAAGATTTCTTCGGTGGCGGTGGCCGCCAGATGCAACGTCAGCCAAGGGCAGCATCAGGTTCTGGTGTAATTATCAGTCAGGATGGTTATATCGTTACCAACAACCACGTAGTAGAAAATGCGGAGAAAGTTGAAGTGGTGTTAACAGATAGACGTAAGGTTGAGGCAAAAGTAATCGGTCGTGATCCGAATACAGATTTAGCTTTAATTAAAGTAAATGCAACTAATTTACCTGTGGTAAAAATGGGTAACTCTGATAATGTGCAGGTAGGAGAGTGGGTATTAGCTGTCGGTTTCCCTTTAGATTTAAATACTACAGTAACTGCGGGTATTGTAAGCGCTAAAAACCGTAGCATCGGTATTATCGGTCGCGAGCAACAAGGCAATGAGATTACTGAAGAAGAATACCGCGAATACCAACGCACTGGTAAAAGACCAGATCGTCCGGCAAATACCAGTATCGAATCATTTATTCAAACAGATGCCGCCATTAACCCTGGTAACAGCGGTGGTGCCCTTGTAAATGCAAATGGTGAATTGGTAGGCATTAACTCAGCAATTGCATCACAAAGCGGTTATAACCAAGGCTATGGATTTGCAATTCCAGTTAACCTGGCCCGTAAAATTGTTGACGATTTTATGAAATATGGTTCGGTTAAACGTGGTTATATCGGTGTTAACTTCGTGCCACTAAGTGGTGAAGAAAAACCAGAAGGTATTAAAACAAACGAAATCAGTGGTTTATATGTGAATGATGTAGTTGCTGGTGGCGGTGCTGCTGCAGCGGGTATCAAATCAGGCGACGTCATCAAAAAAGTTGATGGTGTGGTAATCAATGATTCACCTGATCTTCAGGAAAGAGTTGGCCGTTTAAACCCTGGTGATAAAGTTAAATTAACAGTATTGCGTGATGGTGCCTTGAAAGACTATACTGTTACCCTTAAAGGCGAAGCCAGTGTAGGTTTAACTGCAAATAATAATGCAAGTAAAGGTGCCGAAGTAAGTAAATTAGGTGCAACTTTCGCTCCTGCTACTCAAGCGCAAAAATCGAAATATGGCATTAACAGTGGTGTAGTTGTAACATCAGTTACAACTGGAAAAGCTTTCGATAATATTGGGGTAGAAAAAGGTTTAATTATCACCAAAGTAAATGGACAACCGGTAAATTCTGTGGCTGATGTTCAAAAAGCATTGCCATTAGGCAGAAACAATATGGTTAGTATTTCTGGTGTTGGTGAGCAAGGTTCATATAACTACAGCTTCCCTGCACAATAATTAATTGTAATAAATAGTTTAAAAGGCTTCCCGGGTTTTTAACTTGGGAAGCCTTTTTGTTTAGTCTTGTTTTATAGGTTCGTAGTTAGCATGGCAGGCTTCTGCACATTCTTCGCAAGCCACCGCACATTGTCTGCAGTGTTCATGATCATGTTTGCCACATTCCTCCGCACAAAGCC
Proteins encoded in this region:
- a CDS encoding efflux RND transporter periplasmic adaptor subunit; protein product: MRKVTTLFFSMSMGMLLASCGNNDAAKKAAAAAAAGPQAYPVFTVNTQNTTLDSDYPATIEGIQNIDIRPKVDGFIEKIFVDEGAVVKKGQLLFTINAPQYEQQVRTARAAISSAEADVNAAQLTVNKTRPLVEKDIISKYDLDAAQLTLQSRKAALAQAKAELVNAQVNLGYTSVKSPVDGVVGSIPFRNGSLVSSTSTQPLTTVSNTSKVYAYFSLNEKQLLDFSKTYKGNTLAQQMKNIPAVSLVLADGTIYAQNGKIESINGQINTSTGSASLRATFPNPTSLLKNGASASVRIPQHIDNAILIPQKSTIDLQGKKFVYVLGDSAKTISTEIEIMDLAKGKFYVVTKGLKAGDKVVLEGFQSLKDGTKIKPEEKNADSVYADIKK
- the dapF gene encoding diaminopimelate epimerase, whose translation is MKINFYKYQGAGNDFILIDHTTSPLKNIDNQLVEQLCHRRFGIGADGLMFITKHEDYDFEMHYFNADGKLGSMCGNGGRCIVAFAKQLGIIDRETNFLAVDGPHYARISENGEWVDLQMIDVDAITKDGEAYVLNTGSPHYVSLQSDLKDFNVFTEGKSIRYNATYAEKGINVNFVEDKSDHLFVRTYERGVEDETYACGTGVTAVAMAMAKHKNQTGHIKTDIKVLGGDIKIEFDYDGKAFTNVFLCGPAKLVFEGEVD
- a CDS encoding trypsin-like peptidase domain-containing protein, whose product is MKKILGITVLAAFIGGAAAIGGYKLFERNQTGSTITEKQNLYFANNPLKVSSAGTADFTQAAAAVAPGVVHIKTTYAAQSGGGRNSSPFDMMEDFFGGGGRQMQRQPRAASGSGVIISQDGYIVTNNHVVENAEKVEVVLTDRRKVEAKVIGRDPNTDLALIKVNATNLPVVKMGNSDNVQVGEWVLAVGFPLDLNTTVTAGIVSAKNRSIGIIGREQQGNEITEEEYREYQRTGKRPDRPANTSIESFIQTDAAINPGNSGGALVNANGELVGINSAIASQSGYNQGYGFAIPVNLARKIVDDFMKYGSVKRGYIGVNFVPLSGEEKPEGIKTNEISGLYVNDVVAGGGAAAAGIKSGDVIKKVDGVVINDSPDLQERVGRLNPGDKVKLTVLRDGALKDYTVTLKGEASVGLTANNNASKGAEVSKLGATFAPATQAQKSKYGINSGVVVTSVTTGKAFDNIGVEKGLIITKVNGQPVNSVADVQKALPLGRNNMVSISGVGEQGSYNYSFPAQ